A DNA window from Trypanosoma brucei brucei TREU927 chromosome 11 chr11_scaffold01 genomic scaffold, whole genome shotgun sequence contains the following coding sequences:
- a CDS encoding variant surface glycoprotein: MHQWIALILLLCAAATRDQVKGTNDKALTKNGLEHVCDIAAEVRAKEHVHADGLTAAADKLAANQAVLAKVRILIAAASTAQEALQLQAISAALHRTAAEEEAKFTKATAMTAIEAIRHSSYLLGGLYEYLHIAGQAKDGTNNGCFADDENAGSFYTTEQLKNQVQNCKAVDLDEKAGWADKQVHKPDGYKRKTDKNNLWSTNAKGCKIHGGGNNNGPVESATYGANNHVAMGLISLSSTDAQLTDLSSLAGAEGDSKKRHAAKAFNTLSKPALKVNTIELPDKNALKNLANFDATLAAAVGASKPFSGQEKEQAMEKLYGSKDPDPTTMFWQKLKGLKLSTDSHGVTKGTKLDEIRNLPLLTELETNYTISKAIQRNSLAAADACNCPTAHPKPEEKLCNDATGDEGKCETLKEKGCIFDRNTKKCELNKDVKAQLEKANQETGGNDGKDTNTTGSNSIVIYKVSLLLAFILL; this comes from the coding sequence ATGCACCAGTGGATAGCGCTGATACTGCTACTTTGCGCTGCGGCAACCCGGGACCAAGTAAAAGGAACCAACGACAAAGCACTCACAAAGAATGGCTTGGAGCACGTTTGCGATATTGCGGCAGAAGTCAGAGCAAAGGAGCATGTTCACGCCGATGGCctaacagcggcagcagacAAGCTAGCGGCGAACCAAGCCGTCTTGGCCAAGGTACGGATACTAATAGCAGCAGCTTCGACCGCCCAAGAGGCACTACAACTACAAGCAATCAGCGCCGCCCTGCACagaacagcagcagaggAAGAAGCCAAGTTTACTAAAGCAACCGCAATGACGGCAATAGAAGCTATAAGGCACAGCAGCTACTTGCTTGGCGGCCTCTACGAGTATCTGCATATAGCCGGACAAGCGAAAGACGGGACCAACAACGGCTGTTTTGCAGATGACGAAAACGCAGGAAGTTTTTACACAACTGAGCAACTGAAAAACCAAGTGCAAAATTGCAAAGCTGTAGATCTCGACGAGAAAGCAGGCTGGGCCGACAAACAGGTGCATAAACCTGACGGATACAAACgcaaaacagacaaaaacaacctATGGTCGACCAACGCAAAAGGCTGCAAAATACACGGCGGCGGTAACAACAACGGCCCGGTAGAAAGCGCAACCTACGGCGCCAACAACCACGTAGCTATGGGGCTCATCAGTCTAAGCAGCACGGACGCCCAACTCACGGACCTCAGCAGCCTAGCAGGGGCAGAAGGCGATTCTAAGAAAAGGCATGCCGCAAAAGCATTCAACACACTGTCGAAACCGGCACTTAAAGTAAACACCATCGAGCTTCCCGACAAAAATGCCCTGAAAAACCTTGCCAACTTTGACGCCACGCTTGCAGCAGCCGTTGGCGCCAGCAAACCCTTCAGCGGACAGGAAAAAGAGCAAGCAATGGAAAAACTGTACGGCAGCAAAGACCCAGATCCAACAACAATGTTCTGGCAAAAACTGAAAGGACTGAAATTATCAACAGATTCCCACGGTGTTACGAAGGGTACGAAACTTGATGAGATCCGTAACCTACCCTTACTCACTGAACTAGAAACAAACTACACGATCAGCAAAGCCATTCAAAGAAACAGCCTTGCAGCCGCTGATGCTTGCAACTGTCCGACAGCCCACCCGAAACCAGAGGAGAAACTATGCAATGATGCGACAGGTGACGAAGGAAAATGTGAAACTCTAAAGGAGAAAGGCTGTATATTTGATAGAAACACCAAAAAGTGTGAGTTAAACAAGGATGTGAAAGCACAActagaaaaagcaaaccaagaaaCAGGAGGAAATGATGGGAAAGatacaaacaccacagggaGCAATTCTATTGTCATTTATAaggtttctcttttgcttgcatttatACTTCTATAa